From one Sphaeramia orbicularis chromosome 9, fSphaOr1.1, whole genome shotgun sequence genomic stretch:
- the LOC115425246 gene encoding prostate stem cell antigen-like: protein MKGLMVCNQCSVPSACGLRCYTCTLAEPRSCTDTKSCPVIFNRCFSLRAEGYDMVTKGCQTSVACVGSISCCEGDLCNSAALARPSVILLLLSSAIITGFI, encoded by the exons atgaaagggttaatggtgtgTAACCAGTGTTCTGTCCCTTCAGCCTGTGGGTTGAGATGCTACACGTGCACGCTCGCTGAACCCAGGTCGTGCACAGACACCAAATCTTGTCCAGTGATCTTCAACCGCTGTTTCTCCCTGAGAGCGGAAG GTTACGACATGGTTACGAAGGGCTGCCAAACAAGCGTTGCGTGTGTGGGTTCCATTTCCTGCTGTGAGGGGGACTTGTGTAACAGCGCCGCACTGGCCCGTCCCAGCGTCATCCTCCTGCTGCTGTCCTCAGCCATCATCACCGGCTTCATCTGA